In Clupea harengus chromosome 25, Ch_v2.0.2, whole genome shotgun sequence, one genomic interval encodes:
- the LOC105898366 gene encoding desmoglein-2-like encodes MAYAASAIKIIVPILILIIQVQGYGRGLQKLNRQKRTWLIPPRKLMENDDYTKWEYISKIRSDEDVNVQYFLVGKGASEEPFNLFTVNEQTGFVRIHGILDREETPFYDLKGVAKFTNSSRAEKDIELKIVVLDQNDCPPVFSFEITGEVSEASATGTYVMKVNATDGDEPGTLHSQIAYSIVAGGGSMFYINQKTGEIHVKQQTLDRESLGTYTLTIKGTDMNGSPGGLSGTGKFVVKILDVNDNIPTLENTYYEAKVMENTFNVMVLRIKALDADLIHTDNWLALFTIVSGNEAGYFSITTDSETNEGILVLNKALNYEELKELNLLVAVSNKAKYHSSIITSTTKTKTYPIKIHVQNEPEGPRFQPLVKVVRVSEDHTTINLKEVITTYAAIDSDTLLIATNVIYAKGEDKHNWITIDQHTAEIRLNKLPDRESLHLVNGTYYAKIICITTDIPRKTATGKIAIQVEDFNDNCPTLTSTNQTVCFQENVVYVTAVDGDAYPNGAPFEFKVVSNTKEEWSVERLNDNTAILRPKESLWPGRYKVFMVIQDQQGKACDDDQVLNLEVCSCTKDNKCLPWLDRIPSATLGPAGILLMLLGLLLLFLLPLLLLFCLCGGAGDVGRFKPMPWEAKQHLVDYNCEGQGEDKDVPMVIFPEVDGGLVTKVKVDLTCAAGSHLSQSNINNGHYHWFNQVNTDHGTWYGQHGQGFGGSSVQRGAFEGIALYEEFLRNYYSNKASCVEGLESAKENLLIYEYEGQESPVGSVGCCSLPRGRPRP; translated from the exons ATGGCTTACGCAGCATCAGCTATCAAAATAATTGTGCCGATTCTAATACTG ATTATACAAGTCCAGGGGTATGGCAGAGGACTACAGAAACTTAACAGGCAGAAGAGAACATGGCTCATTCCTCCCAGGAAACTAATGGAAAATGATGACTATACTAAGTGGGAATACATATCAAAA ATACGCAGTGATGAAGACGTCAATGTACAATACTTTCTCGTAGGCAAAGGAGCATCTGAAGAGCCGTTCAAccttttcacagtgaatgaacAGACTGGCTTTGTCAGGATCCATGGCATTCTTGACAGGGAGGAGACACCTTTTTACGAC TTGAAGGGAGTGGCCAAGTTCACAAACAGCAGCCGTGCAGAGAAAGACATTGAACTGAAAATAGTAGTTCTAGACCAAAATGATTGTCCACCTGTGTTCTCTTTCGAAATTACTGGGGAAGTCAGTGAAGCAAGTGCAACAG GTACCTATGTGATGAAAGTCAACGCCACAGATGGAGATGAGCCCGGGACGCTTCACTCACAGATAGCCTACAGTATTGTTGCTGGAGGCGGTAGCATGTTCTACATCAACCAGAAAACAGGAGAGATCCATGTCAAACAGCAAACTCTAGACAGAGAG AGCCTTGGCACTTACACTCTAACAATCAAAGGAACTGATATGAACGGAAGTCCTGGAGGGCTCTCGGGAACTGGAAAATTTGTTGTCAAGATTCTGGATGTAAATGACAACATTCCGACCCTGGAAAATACCTAT TACGAGGCCAAAGTAATGGAGAACACATTCAACGTGATGGTGTTGAGGATCAAAGCACTGGACGCTGATTTAATCCACACTGATAACTGGCTGGCTCTCTTCACCATTGTGTCTGGAAATGAAGCAGGATACTTTAGCATCACCACAGACAGCGAGACAAACGAGGGCATTCTGGTGCTGAACAAG GCCTTAAACTACGAGGAACTGAAAGAGCTCAACCTGCTGGTGGCTGTTTCCAACAAAGCAAAGTACCACTCCTCCAtcatcacctccaccaccaaGACCAAGACTTACCCCATCAAGATTCATGTCCAAAATGAGCCAGAGGGCCCTCGCTTCCAGCCTCTAGTCAAAGTGGTGCGTGTCTCAGAGGATCACACCACCATTAACCTAAAAGAGGTCATCACTACCTACGCGGCCATTGATAGTGACACGCTGCTGATTGCAACCAATGTCAT ATATGCCAAAGGAGAAGATAAGCATAACTGGATAACGATAGATCAACACACTGCTGAAATCAGACTGAATAAACTCCCAGACAGAGAATCCCTCCACCTGGTTAATGGGACCTACTATGCCAAAATAATTTGTATCACAACAg ATATTCCAAGAAAAACAGCCACAGGAAAGATCGCTATTCAAGTTGAGGACTTCAATGACAATTGCCCGACCCTTACCAGCACGAACCAGACTGTGTGCTTTCAGGAGAATGTGGTGTATGTCACAGCCGTGGATGGGGATGCCTATCCAAATGGGGCACCATTTGAATTTAAAGTTGTGTCTAACACAAAAGAAGAGTGGTCTGTAGAGCGCCTGAATG ACAACACAGCCATCTTACGACCAAAAGAGAGTCTGTGGCCAGGCAGGTACAAGGTCTTTATGGTGATCCAGGACCAGCAGGGAAAAGCCTGTGATGATGACCAGGTGTTAAATCTGGAGGTGTGCAGTTGTACCAAGGACAACAAGTGCCTCCCATGGCTGGATAGGATTCCTAGCGCCACACTAGGACCAGCAGGCATCCTCCTGATGCTCCTGGGACTCCTACTGCTTTTCT TGCTGcctctcctgctgctgttctgcCTGTGTGGTGGTGCTGGAGACGTGGGCCGTTTTAAGCCCATGCCCTGGGAAGCCAAACAGCACTTG GTCGATTATAACTGCGAGGGCCAAGGGGAAGATAAG GACGTGCCCATGGTGATCTTTCCAGAAGTGGACGGTGGCTTAGTAACGAAAGTGAAGGTGGACCTCACATGCGCTGCTGGTTCACATTTGTCTCAAAGTAACATTAATAATGGACACTACCACTGGTTTAACCAAGTAAACACGGATCATGGAACATGGTATGGGCAACATGGCCAAGGATTTGGGGGATCATCAGTCCAGAGGGGTGCATTTGAAGGCATTGCTCTGTATGAGGAGTTCCTTAGAAACTATTATTcaaat AAAGCCAGCTGCGTGGAGGGGCTTGAATCTGCAAAAGAAAACCTGCTCATCTATGAGTATGAGGGCCAGGAGTCTCCGGTGGGCTCTGTGGGCTGCTGCAGTCTCCCTCGAGGAAGACCACGACCTTGA